One genomic region from Dehalobacter restrictus DSM 9455 encodes:
- a CDS encoding PcfB family protein, translating into MNNGADAADQIVNMTFKGIEVLARISGEGAKNLATYLYAVLRDQKKTRGKTRLETLLRSGKELKVFTVRNEDLQKFTQEARRYGILYCALRDKKNLDEMCDIMVRAEDASKINRIVERFKLATVDTASIKSEIEKSRAAKQKKIAPDKKGPDEKAPPIMGTPAEKSTDAFLDELMAKPTQPEPATKQPDNQNPTTATAEKPLPSEPTSEHSGKTAEGTVEPERKSVRQELKEIREAQREQAEAKREPAKEMQKTTKQTAKSNRQKSKSKSKKPKER; encoded by the coding sequence ATGAACAACGGAGCCGACGCAGCGGATCAGATCGTCAATATGACCTTTAAAGGAATTGAGGTACTAGCCAGAATTTCCGGCGAGGGCGCGAAAAACCTTGCCACCTACCTGTACGCTGTGTTGAGAGATCAGAAGAAAACTAGAGGTAAAACCCGTCTTGAAACGCTTTTGCGCAGCGGCAAGGAACTGAAAGTCTTTACAGTCAGAAACGAGGACTTGCAGAAATTTACCCAGGAAGCCAGACGCTACGGCATTTTATACTGCGCCCTGCGGGACAAAAAGAATCTGGACGAGATGTGCGACATCATGGTACGGGCCGAAGACGCCTCCAAAATCAACCGCATCGTGGAACGTTTCAAGCTGGCTACCGTGGACACCGCAAGCATCAAAAGCGAGATCGAAAAATCCAGGGCGGCCAAGCAAAAGAAAATTGCACCGGATAAAAAAGGCCCGGACGAAAAAGCGCCTCCCATAATGGGAACGCCCGCCGAAAAAAGCACGGATGCTTTTCTGGACGAACTCATGGCAAAACCCACACAGCCGGAGCCTGCCACCAAACAGCCTGACAACCAAAACCCTACGACGGCGACGGCGGAGAAACCCCTTCCGTCCGAGCCTACCTCAGAGCACAGCGGGAAAACCGCCGAGGGTACAGTTGAGCCGGAACGGAAATCCGTCCGTCAGGAATTGAAAGAAATCCGGGAGGCTCAAAGGGAGCAGGCGGAAGCCAAGCGCGAGCCTGCTAAAGAAATGCAGAAAACTACAAAACAGACAGCTAAATCAAACAGGCAGAAATCAAAGTCCAAATCCAAAAAACCAAAAGAGAGGTAA
- a CDS encoding relaxase/mobilization nuclease domain-containing protein, giving the protein MATTAIWDVKDRLDRVIDYVVNPQKTENLNFSNPDFQGLRNVLEYTVKDDKTEKQFYVTGINCDPVIACEQMTQTKLQFQKTDGILAFHGYQSFMPGEATPEAAHHIGVKLAKELWGDRFEVVVSTHIDKHHLHNHFVLNSVSFVDGKRYYDNNATYALMRETSDRLCREYALSVIENPQWGKSKHHAEWQSEQEGKPTWRGLIRKDVDKAVAASITFTQFIVTLRQQGYEVKTGVKYMAVRPPGKERFVRLKTLGDDYAEEAIKQRILRNRAPKRPHLFPELKRKRYAIRGSKNLKTTKKLTGMQALYLHYLYKMGILPKKSASSKRTHFLLREDLRHMKELTAQTKLLCARHISSKEQLLTFKQGLQQEMTTLFDSRKALYNRIRRCKNDKQVSAYKGQIAGLSQQISLLRKEVKLCADILSRSGEMQKKLSRIKQEEIQQRKEEKTYEQRSRRSGSDRQYDL; this is encoded by the coding sequence ATGGCGACCACAGCAATATGGGATGTAAAAGACCGCCTTGATCGGGTAATCGACTATGTCGTCAATCCCCAAAAAACAGAGAACCTCAATTTCTCAAATCCGGATTTCCAGGGGCTTCGCAACGTTCTGGAATATACCGTAAAGGACGATAAGACTGAAAAACAGTTTTACGTAACCGGCATCAATTGTGATCCGGTTATTGCCTGTGAGCAGATGACCCAGACAAAGCTGCAATTCCAAAAAACCGACGGCATCCTTGCCTTCCACGGCTATCAATCCTTTATGCCGGGAGAAGCTACTCCCGAAGCCGCCCATCACATCGGTGTAAAGCTGGCAAAAGAACTTTGGGGTGACCGCTTTGAGGTGGTGGTTTCCACCCATATTGACAAACATCACCTTCATAATCATTTTGTTCTCAACTCCGTATCCTTCGTGGACGGCAAGCGGTACTACGACAACAACGCTACCTATGCCCTCATGCGGGAGACTTCTGACCGGCTGTGTCGGGAATACGCCCTGTCCGTCATCGAAAACCCGCAGTGGGGCAAATCCAAGCACCACGCCGAGTGGCAGTCCGAACAGGAAGGAAAACCCACCTGGCGGGGCCTCATCCGCAAGGATGTGGACAAAGCCGTTGCCGCATCCATTACCTTCACGCAATTTATTGTCACCCTGCGTCAACAGGGCTACGAGGTAAAAACGGGTGTAAAATATATGGCGGTGCGTCCCCCGGGAAAAGAACGTTTTGTTCGGTTGAAAACTTTGGGCGACGATTATGCCGAGGAAGCTATTAAGCAGCGGATTCTTCGAAACCGCGCTCCGAAACGGCCACATTTATTTCCGGAGCTAAAGCGAAAACGTTATGCCATACGGGGTAGTAAGAACTTGAAAACCACAAAAAAGCTTACCGGTATGCAGGCACTTTACCTTCACTACCTCTATAAAATGGGCATTTTGCCAAAAAAATCCGCGTCCAGCAAAAGGACGCATTTTTTATTGCGCGAGGATCTCCGGCACATGAAGGAACTTACCGCCCAAACAAAGCTACTCTGCGCCCGCCATATTTCGAGCAAAGAGCAGCTTCTCACTTTTAAGCAGGGATTACAGCAGGAAATGACTACTTTGTTTGACTCCCGCAAAGCTCTTTACAACCGGATACGCCGGTGCAAGAACGATAAGCAAGTTTCGGCATACAAGGGGCAGATTGCCGGGCTTTCCCAACAAATCAGCCTGCTCCGTAAGGAAGTAAAGCTCTGTGCGGACATCCTGTCCCGTTCTGGGGAGATGCAGAAAAAGCTTTCCCGGATTAAGCAGGAGGAAATCCAGCAAAGGAAGGAGGAAAAGACCTATGAACAACGGAGCCGACGCAGCGGATCAGATCGTCAATATGACCTTTAA
- a CDS encoding plasmid mobilization protein — MRKRNIPILVRLDTKERQNLAKQVKKSGLSQETFIRTLINGYVPKELPPPDYYAMMRELRVIGVNLNQITAKANATGHIDRTLFQYEATLLRKTVLDIQAAVTSPERRNEDGDHSNMGCKRPP; from the coding sequence ATGAGAAAACGCAATATTCCAATTCTTGTGCGACTGGACACCAAAGAACGGCAGAACCTTGCCAAGCAGGTAAAGAAATCGGGTCTGTCCCAGGAAACCTTTATCCGTACTCTCATTAACGGTTATGTACCCAAAGAACTTCCTCCACCCGATTACTACGCCATGATGCGCGAGCTTCGCGTCATTGGCGTCAACTTAAACCAAATCACGGCCAAGGCCAATGCCACGGGGCACATTGACCGGACTCTATTCCAATATGAAGCCACCCTGCTGAGAAAGACCGTACTGGACATCCAGGCGGCGGTCACGTCGCCGGAAAGGAGAAATGAAGATGGCGACCACAGCAATATGGGATGTAAAAGACCGCCTTGA
- a CDS encoding DUF3849 domain-containing protein: MGNHDTIDQWRNEYYYKLRDCKKAMMDDCALSQAYNSNTLKKFMEQLIGTHGLENVSLLLSNTIREAPWDKRYSSKVKAWANRYPEIQPASAEEKEPLRIFALNLYEHPAILNQAARIAMQKEKELSQSKPKEQAR, from the coding sequence ATGGGAAATCATGACACTATAGACCAATGGCGTAATGAATACTACTACAAATTGCGGGACTGTAAAAAAGCCATGATGGATGACTGTGCCTTATCGCAGGCGTACAATAGCAACACATTAAAGAAGTTTATGGAACAGCTTATTGGGACGCATGGCTTGGAGAATGTGTCCCTTTTGCTATCCAACACTATCCGGGAAGCTCCTTGGGACAAACGTTACTCCAGTAAAGTCAAAGCTTGGGCGAACCGCTATCCGGAAATCCAACCGGCATCTGCGGAAGAAAAAGAGCCTCTGCGTATTTTCGCCCTAAACTTATATGAACATCCCGCCATCCTCAATCAGGCTGCGCGGATTGCCATGCAAAAGGAAAAGGAACTCTCCCAGTCTAAGCCTAAGGAGCAGGCGCGATGA